From one Staphylococcus kloosii genomic stretch:
- a CDS encoding nuclear transport factor 2 family protein, whose translation MIDYEWQHLKPSNRKNKDKVLDILHPNFKEFGKSGKVFYKSDIKNMALNCDDFTINNFEVYELAEHARLCTYELVNNTRGVISNRSSVWQFYDGDWALLFHQGTEKY comes from the coding sequence TTGATTGACTATGAATGGCAGCATTTAAAACCAAGTAATAGAAAAAATAAAGATAAAGTATTGGATATTTTGCATCCCAACTTTAAGGAATTTGGTAAGTCGGGCAAAGTGTTTTATAAAAGTGACATCAAAAATATGGCCCTAAATTGTGATGACTTTACTATTAATAATTTTGAAGTTTATGAACTCGCTGAGCATGCAAGATTATGTACGTATGAACTTGTAAATAATACGCGTGGAGTAATTAGCAACAGAAGCTCTGTATGGCAGTTTTATGATGGCGATTGGGCATTGTTGTTTCATCAAGGGACTGAAAAATATTAG
- a CDS encoding DUF4097 family beta strand repeat-containing protein, with protein MKKLLWILFALGTLMFVVFGILTIIKGKEIAHTHPSKVTNNEDFNENIDHLNINGSNANVKIKQGDKFNVKSIGPNSKYKSNAKVNNKSLNINMNQPKAIVNLNPFQRNYTQLEVTVPKSLKSIKISGESGNIDVDGINTQSSKFKADSGQVKLKNSKLGSLNINVDTGKLVTQHSKFQHAKIKADTGLVRMKNVPADKPIDIDVDTAYVHLSFDQAPKNSLFDVNQQEGKPDINIPSLKNKKIGNGKNIIKIRTDVGHVKID; from the coding sequence ATGAAAAAATTACTATGGATACTTTTTGCTTTAGGAACTTTAATGTTTGTAGTTTTTGGTATTTTAACAATAATTAAAGGAAAGGAAATAGCACATACTCATCCTAGTAAGGTAACTAACAATGAAGATTTTAACGAAAATATAGATCATTTAAACATTAATGGATCGAATGCGAATGTGAAAATAAAACAGGGTGATAAGTTTAACGTTAAATCAATTGGCCCTAACAGTAAGTATAAATCAAATGCTAAAGTAAATAATAAATCTCTAAATATCAATATGAATCAACCTAAAGCTATCGTTAATTTAAATCCATTTCAACGTAATTACACACAATTAGAAGTAACAGTCCCTAAAAGCTTAAAATCGATTAAAATTTCAGGAGAAAGTGGAAATATAGATGTAGATGGTATAAATACCCAAAGTTCTAAATTCAAGGCTGATAGTGGACAAGTTAAGTTGAAAAATTCAAAATTAGGGTCGCTTAATATCAATGTTGATACAGGAAAATTAGTAACACAGCATTCTAAATTTCAACATGCGAAAATAAAAGCAGATACAGGATTGGTACGTATGAAAAATGTTCCGGCAGACAAACCTATTGATATAGATGTGGATACAGCATATGTACATCTATCATTTGACCAAGCACCTAAAAATAGTTTGTTTGATGTAAATCAACAAGAAGGAAAGCCTGATATAAATATTCCTTCACTGAAAAATAAAAAAATAGGAAATGGGAAAAATATAATTAAAATCAGAACTGATGTAGGTCATGTGAAGATAGACTAA
- a CDS encoding HAAS signaling domain-containing protein: MNKKEYLTVLNKHLKSISEFEKAEIIDEYETHFYSGKEDGKSEAEISEELGNPKEIAKELNASMAMNKAEKTNKLGDLTKAVIAVMGLGVLNFFVVLIPIILIISILFSLMVTTIILIASPIMLILKGIVDGFNTILSVDIYSVLASFGLGLVLFVITFLITKWTYKIFVKYLRWNVAIVKGSVQS; encoded by the coding sequence ATGAATAAAAAGGAATATTTAACTGTATTAAATAAGCATTTGAAAAGTATTTCGGAATTTGAAAAAGCAGAAATAATAGATGAGTATGAAACACATTTCTATAGTGGTAAAGAAGATGGCAAAAGTGAAGCAGAAATATCAGAAGAATTAGGCAACCCTAAAGAAATAGCTAAAGAATTAAATGCAAGTATGGCTATGAATAAAGCTGAGAAAACAAATAAATTGGGAGATTTAACAAAGGCAGTTATTGCTGTAATGGGATTAGGTGTATTGAACTTTTTTGTAGTTTTAATACCTATCATTTTAATCATAAGTATCTTGTTTAGTCTTATGGTTACAACGATTATATTAATCGCGTCACCTATAATGCTGATATTAAAAGGAATAGTTGATGGATTTAATACTATTTTATCAGTAGATATCTACTCAGTATTGGCTAGTTTCGGCTTAGGATTAGTACTTTTTGTTATTACATTTTTAATCACGAAATGGACATATAAAATTTTCGTGAAATATTTAAGATGGAATGTAGCGATAGTAAAAGGGAGTGTGCAGTCATGA
- a CDS encoding PadR family transcriptional regulator encodes MNIQFKKGALEFIVLLIIKGEDQYGYSLVQKITPRITISEGTVYPLLRRLVKEEYLTTYFKESTEGPARKYYKITDLGEKRLEILLNEWKSFTDAIDLFLEESDVDE; translated from the coding sequence ATGAATATACAATTCAAAAAAGGGGCTTTGGAATTTATTGTACTGCTCATAATAAAAGGGGAAGATCAGTATGGATATTCTCTTGTACAAAAAATTACACCCAGGATAACGATATCTGAAGGGACTGTTTATCCTTTATTACGTAGGTTAGTCAAAGAAGAATATTTAACGACATATTTTAAAGAATCTACTGAAGGGCCAGCACGTAAATATTACAAAATTACAGATTTAGGTGAAAAACGTCTAGAAATTTTATTGAATGAATGGAAAAGTTTTACAGATGCTATTGATTTGTTTTTAGAGGAGAGTGACGTCGATGAATAA
- a CDS encoding Rossmann-fold NAD(P)-binding domain-containing protein, which yields MSIIIVGGSGMLTNTIRWVVDNFNEDIYLLSRNKDSYDSFLLEQSNVHFQHYDYLHPETFDFTINDVTLVISWVHSEGYANHLRFLKEHVSWSKNKHRYIHIVATQKYSDAELLSYLSASNIAISTVSLGYKEDTGGQKRWLYNSEIAHGTILAISSGNDVQVGIVAGKN from the coding sequence ATGTCTATTATTATTGTCGGTGGATCTGGTATGTTAACAAACACTATTCGTTGGGTTGTCGATAATTTCAACGAAGATATTTATTTACTTTCTAGAAATAAAGACAGTTATGATTCATTTTTATTAGAACAAAGTAATGTGCATTTTCAACATTATGATTACCTTCATCCCGAAACTTTCGATTTTACAATTAACGACGTGACATTAGTGATTAGTTGGGTTCATAGTGAAGGCTATGCTAATCATTTACGTTTCTTAAAAGAGCATGTATCATGGTCTAAAAATAAGCATCGTTACATTCATATTGTAGCTACGCAAAAGTACAGTGACGCAGAATTACTTTCGTATCTATCCGCTTCAAATATCGCTATTTCTACCGTAAGTTTAGGTTATAAAGAAGATACTGGTGGCCAAAAACGATGGTTATATAATTCTGAAATAGCTCATGGCACAATACTAGCTATAAGCTCAGGCAATGATGTCCAAGTCGGAATAGTAGCAGGCAAGAATTAA
- a CDS encoding GNAT family N-acetyltransferase — protein sequence MFKTPITENLSLKILEERDAEALFAIVSNNREHLGEWLPFVNFTQSSTDSKNFIKSALQQFARNDGFHCGIWYNNKLVGVIGLHYIDSLNEKTSIGYYLAEDYQQYGIMTKCTQYLINYCFEELNLNRVEIRTAVNNVKSQNIPKKLGFQQEGMIRQAEKLNGQYSDSYVFSLLKSEFAHYEI from the coding sequence ATGTTCAAAACACCAATTACTGAAAATCTAAGTTTAAAAATATTAGAAGAACGAGATGCGGAAGCACTCTTTGCTATAGTTTCAAATAACAGAGAACATTTAGGTGAATGGTTGCCATTTGTGAATTTCACACAATCTAGTACAGATAGTAAAAACTTTATTAAATCAGCGCTTCAACAATTTGCTCGTAACGATGGATTTCATTGTGGCATTTGGTACAATAACAAACTTGTCGGCGTAATTGGTCTTCACTATATAGATTCATTAAATGAAAAGACTTCTATCGGCTATTACTTAGCTGAAGATTATCAACAATATGGCATTATGACTAAATGCACACAGTATTTAATTAATTATTGTTTTGAAGAATTAAATTTAAATCGTGTAGAAATTCGAACTGCAGTAAATAACGTTAAAAGCCAAAATATTCCTAAAAAATTAGGTTTTCAACAAGAAGGTATGATTCGCCAAGCTGAAAAGCTTAATGGGCAATACTCAGATAGTTATGTCTTCAGCTTACTAAAATCAGAATTTGCTCATTATGAAATTTAA